The Rhodocytophaga rosea genome has a segment encoding these proteins:
- a CDS encoding DMT family transporter produces MPKEMYYVLALLAGTAVAVQTGANAQLRLIVHSPIITACISFLVGTTVLLLYVLIANRQYIPEFSVVSQISWWKWIGGIMGVIYITTVVVVAPKIGAANTLGFIVAGQLISAVLFDHFGWIGFDVRPISLWRILGVIFLILGVFLLRKQ; encoded by the coding sequence ATGCCTAAAGAAATGTATTATGTATTGGCATTGCTGGCAGGTACAGCTGTAGCCGTTCAAACTGGTGCCAATGCCCAGCTCAGGCTTATTGTTCATAGCCCCATTATTACGGCCTGTATATCTTTTCTGGTAGGCACCACGGTTCTGTTACTCTATGTACTTATTGCCAACCGGCAATATATCCCAGAATTCAGTGTGGTTTCGCAAATTAGCTGGTGGAAATGGATAGGAGGAATTATGGGGGTAATTTACATCACTACGGTTGTGGTGGTAGCTCCAAAAATCGGAGCAGCGAATACGCTGGGATTTATTGTGGCAGGCCAGTTAATTTCGGCAGTATTATTCGATCATTTTGGCTGGATTGGATTTGATGTACGGCCAATTAGTTTATGGCGTATATTAGGTGTTATTTTTTTGATCTTAGGTGTATTTCTGCTCAGGAAGCAATAG
- a CDS encoding sugar phosphate isomerase/epimerase family protein, whose amino-acid sequence MPTRRDIIRSAAALTGISSFGGNILAGAATTPFKKSLFNIGACDWSIGKTSNVEAMEMGARIGLDGVQLSLGSVANDMHLRRKDIQEAYKKAAKQHGVRIGGLAIGELNNVPYKSDPRTEAWVSDSIDVAKALGVKNILLAFFHHGDLKNDEPGQKVVIERLKKVAPKAERAGVVLGIESWLSAREHMVIIEAVGSPNVKVYYDVANSNHMGYDIYEEIRWLGKDQICEFHAKENGFLLGQGKIDFARVRQCINDIGYTGWLQMEGAIPEKKEILESYQQNIQFMRTIFPESRS is encoded by the coding sequence ATGCCTACCAGACGAGATATCATCCGGAGTGCCGCTGCCCTTACTGGAATCAGTAGTTTTGGCGGTAATATATTGGCTGGCGCTGCCACAACTCCATTTAAAAAAAGTCTATTTAATATTGGTGCCTGTGATTGGTCGATTGGGAAAACGAGCAATGTAGAAGCTATGGAGATGGGGGCAAGAATTGGCCTGGATGGTGTTCAACTTAGCCTGGGTAGCGTGGCAAACGACATGCACCTGCGGCGTAAAGATATACAGGAAGCTTACAAAAAAGCGGCTAAACAACATGGGGTTCGTATTGGTGGACTAGCCATTGGTGAATTAAATAACGTGCCCTATAAATCAGATCCCCGTACAGAAGCCTGGGTCAGCGATAGTATTGATGTGGCGAAGGCTTTAGGCGTTAAAAATATATTGCTTGCCTTTTTCCATCATGGTGATTTAAAAAATGATGAGCCAGGACAGAAAGTGGTAATCGAACGATTGAAAAAAGTAGCTCCGAAAGCTGAAAGGGCAGGCGTTGTACTAGGCATAGAGTCATGGTTAAGTGCCAGAGAACATATGGTGATCATTGAAGCGGTTGGTTCGCCGAATGTAAAAGTATATTACGATGTAGCCAATTCTAATCACATGGGCTACGACATTTACGAGGAAATCCGGTGGCTGGGCAAAGACCAGATTTGTGAGTTTCATGCCAAGGAAAATGGCTTTTTACTGGGCCAGGGAAAAATCGATTTTGCCCGGGTACGGCAATGTATCAATGATATAGGATATACCGGATGGCTGCAAATGGAAGGAGCCATACCTGAAAAGAAGGAAATTCTGGAAAGTTACCAGCAAAATATTCAGTTCATGCGGACTATTTTTCCTGAAAGCCGGTCATAA
- a CDS encoding chromate transporter, whose amino-acid sequence MQTNHSAQPDASKVVFEQQIEGYFLDKAPFQIPAHIKEAIVKYAPWINLVLMFFLLPALLVVLGIGTLLAPAGFLGGIGSGFTYMLTIGLSVVALALRILALPGLFSRKRSGWVFTYYGDLINIVLNIISFSLFGLLFDLIFLFVLFQVRSYYK is encoded by the coding sequence ATGCAAACCAATCATTCTGCTCAACCTGATGCCTCAAAAGTAGTTTTTGAACAACAAATCGAAGGTTACTTCTTAGATAAAGCACCCTTCCAGATTCCTGCCCACATTAAAGAAGCCATTGTAAAATATGCTCCGTGGATTAATCTGGTATTGATGTTTTTTTTATTACCAGCGCTATTGGTTGTATTAGGTATTGGTACGTTGCTTGCGCCTGCCGGATTTCTGGGTGGCATTGGTAGTGGCTTTACCTATATGCTTACGATTGGCCTTTCGGTAGTAGCATTAGCCTTGAGAATACTGGCTTTACCAGGCTTGTTCAGCAGAAAACGCAGTGGCTGGGTATTTACCTATTATGGTGATTTAATTAATATAGTACTGAACATTATTTCATTCAGCCTGTTCGGCTTATTGTTTGATCTGATCTTCTTATTTGTATTATTCCAGGTGAGAAGTTACTATAAGTAA